From bacterium, one genomic window encodes:
- a CDS encoding cation:proton antiporter: MELLTATFAIVGMVIIIAALLSGAIEKKRIPQVAVFILIGAILGPSGLKLLDVDLNSPLLRAVAVLSLVLVLFTDAVSLNIREVKSNAKLAFMILGPGTLLIAFLIGLAAWQLLELPLPAAFLLGAALASTDPVMLRGLIRNPNLPEPAKQGLRLESGLNDVFLLPIVLICMAFLKTNGLSGNELVQLGVHLFLLGPGAGIVVGLFSIGVLELIRKKIGIRRDYESLYSLGIAFLAYAAAEAVHGSGFLSAFAAGMVITLLDVELCDCFLEYGETTAEMALLFTFVLFGTSLIWQGLSGLSFQIALFAIGVILIRPVVLLGTLWGLGLDLRSKLLIAWFGPRGLSTLLLMLLPIFAGTPGVEPLFAICCFVVLISVLLHGGSQMFFGSSVKTEKTSESNEDVVITVERMLDFKKNGEDVIVLDVRKESALDGLQARHAIRISPDHAVEEVTAKGPPKEAWLIAFCA; encoded by the coding sequence ATGGAACTTCTAACTGCAACCTTCGCTATAGTCGGAATGGTGATCATCATCGCAGCGCTGCTATCCGGAGCGATTGAAAAGAAACGAATACCTCAAGTTGCTGTTTTTATTTTGATCGGCGCAATCCTGGGGCCATCAGGTTTGAAGCTTTTGGATGTCGATCTGAACTCCCCTCTCCTTCGTGCTGTTGCGGTCTTGAGTCTGGTGCTCGTACTTTTCACCGATGCTGTGAGCTTGAATATCCGTGAAGTAAAGAGTAACGCGAAACTAGCTTTCATGATTCTCGGTCCTGGAACGTTGCTGATTGCTTTTCTGATCGGTCTGGCAGCGTGGCAGTTACTGGAACTCCCCCTTCCTGCAGCCTTTTTGCTTGGTGCCGCCCTTGCGTCAACAGATCCGGTGATGCTGCGTGGGTTGATTCGAAATCCGAATTTACCGGAGCCGGCTAAACAGGGACTACGGCTGGAAAGTGGGCTGAATGATGTATTTCTTCTGCCAATTGTCTTGATTTGCATGGCGTTCCTCAAAACGAATGGACTTTCCGGTAACGAGCTGGTGCAGCTCGGTGTCCATTTATTTTTGCTCGGACCCGGTGCCGGCATCGTTGTCGGTCTTTTTTCTATCGGTGTACTGGAGCTCATTCGAAAAAAGATCGGGATCCGGAGAGACTACGAATCTCTTTATTCTCTGGGTATAGCTTTCCTTGCTTATGCTGCCGCGGAAGCGGTGCATGGGAGCGGTTTTCTTTCGGCCTTTGCCGCAGGAATGGTGATCACGTTGCTGGATGTGGAGCTCTGCGATTGCTTCTTGGAGTATGGAGAAACGACTGCGGAGATGGCTCTACTGTTCACCTTCGTGTTGTTCGGAACATCGTTGATCTGGCAGGGTTTGAGCGGTCTGAGTTTTCAAATTGCATTGTTTGCCATCGGTGTAATTTTGATCCGGCCGGTTGTGCTCCTTGGGACTCTCTGGGGACTCGGGCTGGATCTTCGGAGTAAATTGCTGATCGCATGGTTCGGGCCGAGAGGCCTGAGCACTCTGCTGTTGATGCTGCTGCCTATATTCGCCGGAACTCCCGGCGTTGAGCCTCTCTTTGCCATCTGCTGCTTTGTCGTTTTAATATCGGTCCTTTTGCACGGTGGCTCGCAGATGTTCTTTGGAAGCTCGGTTAAAACGGAAAAGACTTCTGAGTCGAATGAAGATGTTGTCATCACTGTTGAGCGGATGCTGGATTTCAAAAAGAACGGAGAGGATGTCATTGTTCTGGATGTTCGCAAGGAAAGCGCGCTTGACGGACTCCAGGCCAGACACGCAATTCGCATTTCGCCGGATCATGCTGTGGAGGAAGTTACCGCGAAAGGCCCGCCAAAAGAAGCGTGGCTGATCGCTTTTTGCGCCTGA
- a CDS encoding glycosyltransferase family 39 protein — protein MKRFLLLILFASVIRLLVFPYTSITNEGDSVSRILISWDWLENPTFITHGGWGPLHFYLIAGALWLWFDPVHSPALLHIFISIITAIPLWAFVRREWGETAALFVSAAYLFYPLSFRLGFLPTSEIPVLFFVASAMYFLSVARAEEKSSHAILAGLSMTFAASLRIEPWTLIPLFAILLWGKWKLLGLYLISAAVFPIFWMIGNLQHGLDPVAHLTIVRDWQLKVEGINEGLNAQEVVRRLIYFPATIFFGLTPPLAVFCFTGMFWAWKDKTKRAWSIPFLVLLPVFMVRTAQGLGTTQARFSLLLGLLLLPFSAVAINRIKEKQWAPMIAVFTILAMIPLSYSRVVLYRLAGPLFPNPFPADLEAIPKIDRQTKELARLVQVNSKRNNGGLLIDFFGKGFYPWKDTNYVALMSHVHPSRLFFMPGGRHQKLDRKSLSKFLWKHPTGTLLRSDESRHIRLVELSNGSLVRIDGFEKPLLLRRIASVKTMTLYDYRVSN, from the coding sequence ATGAAACGATTTCTGTTGCTTATTCTTTTTGCCTCAGTCATTCGATTACTTGTATTTCCTTATACAAGCATAACAAACGAAGGAGATTCCGTATCCCGCATACTTATATCCTGGGATTGGCTCGAAAATCCAACATTTATTACGCATGGAGGATGGGGACCTCTCCATTTTTATTTGATTGCTGGGGCTCTCTGGCTATGGTTCGATCCTGTTCATTCTCCGGCATTGCTGCATATTTTCATTTCAATCATCACAGCCATACCTTTGTGGGCATTTGTTCGACGTGAATGGGGAGAAACAGCGGCTCTTTTTGTTTCAGCAGCATATTTGTTTTATCCGCTTTCATTCAGGCTTGGCTTCCTGCCTACATCGGAAATCCCTGTTCTTTTTTTTGTAGCGTCAGCAATGTACTTTCTGTCTGTTGCTCGCGCCGAAGAAAAATCAAGTCATGCAATTCTTGCCGGTTTATCAATGACGTTTGCGGCGTCACTTCGCATCGAACCCTGGACCTTGATACCACTTTTTGCCATTTTGCTTTGGGGAAAATGGAAATTACTGGGCCTCTATTTGATCTCCGCAGCGGTTTTTCCGATTTTCTGGATGATTGGAAATCTTCAACATGGTTTGGATCCGGTTGCTCATCTAACGATCGTAAGAGATTGGCAGCTCAAAGTCGAAGGAATTAATGAAGGGCTAAATGCGCAAGAAGTTGTTCGTCGCTTGATTTACTTCCCGGCCACGATTTTTTTTGGATTGACTCCTCCTCTTGCTGTGTTCTGTTTTACTGGGATGTTTTGGGCGTGGAAAGACAAAACGAAACGTGCCTGGTCGATTCCATTCCTGGTTTTACTACCGGTCTTTATGGTCCGTACCGCACAAGGATTGGGGACAACGCAAGCAAGATTTAGTCTATTGCTCGGTTTACTTTTGCTTCCTTTTTCGGCAGTTGCAATCAACAGAATAAAGGAAAAACAATGGGCGCCCATGATAGCTGTATTCACCATTCTTGCTATGATTCCACTTTCCTATTCCCGCGTGGTGTTGTACCGTTTGGCCGGGCCTTTGTTTCCAAATCCTTTTCCAGCTGATTTGGAAGCAATTCCGAAAATAGATCGCCAAACGAAAGAGCTCGCGCGATTGGTCCAGGTGAATTCAAAACGAAATAACGGGGGATTGCTGATAGATTTCTTTGGAAAGGGTTTCTATCCTTGGAAAGATACCAACTACGTTGCGCTGATGAGTCACGTTCATCCTTCCAGGTTATTTTTCATGCCGGGCGGACGTCACCAAAAACTGGATCGGAAAAGCTTATCGAAATTCCTTTGGAAGCATCCAACCGGGACATTACTTCGCTCAGATGAATCTAGGCACATTCGACTTGTGGAATTGTCAAATGGTTCTCTGGTGCGCATTGACGGATTTGAAAAGCCATTGCTACTTCGGCGGATCGCATCTGTTAAAACGATGACACTTTACGATTACAGAGTAAGCAACTGA
- a CDS encoding glycosyltransferase: MDETNRLNDLSIIIPALNEAKNIGGLVSALDIVASQLGLSFEILLIDGGSTDGTPSAAVSASKYVRVLTQQERGYGRALAEGFVAASGKFILTLDADLSHDPYFLKDFWEARNTAEMIIGSRYVYGGRATMPLARKGLSWILNAFFRKGLSLPYKDISSGFRLYRASLLRTLQLKSIDFEVLQEILIKTFANGWEIKEIPIHYKPRRSGSSHAKLIRFGIAYLKTFFRFWSLRNSVRSADYEDRAYDSRIPLQRYWQRKRYSIIEEFAEGKGLTLDVGCGSSRILSSKAHPVGVDIELSKLLYARRFGQPLVNASILSLPFRNQAFDCVICSGLIDQFACGSKPLVEIRRVLKPNGTLIISTPDYGHITWRVIKTAYERIVQGASRSHTTRYSFKSIKELLDNVGFRINKFSYILNSELIVQSTYAETSLNNETQI; encoded by the coding sequence ATGGATGAGACGAACCGCTTGAATGACCTGTCAATCATCATCCCGGCGTTAAACGAAGCCAAGAACATCGGAGGTTTGGTTAGTGCACTCGATATAGTTGCCAGTCAGCTTGGTCTTAGTTTCGAGATCCTCCTTATCGACGGCGGTTCTACCGACGGAACACCCTCAGCAGCTGTATCCGCCAGCAAATACGTTCGCGTTCTGACTCAACAGGAGAGAGGATACGGCCGGGCTCTTGCGGAAGGATTTGTTGCTGCATCAGGAAAGTTTATTCTCACCCTGGATGCGGATCTATCGCACGACCCTTATTTCCTTAAAGATTTTTGGGAAGCTCGAAATACAGCAGAGATGATTATCGGTTCCCGTTACGTTTACGGAGGAAGGGCCACCATGCCATTAGCCAGAAAAGGCCTGAGCTGGATTCTAAATGCTTTCTTTCGAAAGGGCTTGTCATTGCCATACAAGGACATTTCGAGCGGTTTTCGCCTGTACCGTGCTTCATTATTAAGGACACTACAATTAAAAAGCATTGATTTCGAAGTACTGCAGGAAATTCTGATCAAGACCTTTGCCAATGGCTGGGAAATCAAGGAGATTCCGATTCATTACAAGCCACGGCGAAGCGGAAGCTCCCATGCGAAATTGATTCGGTTTGGTATCGCTTACTTGAAGACTTTCTTTCGCTTCTGGTCATTACGAAATTCCGTTCGAAGCGCAGATTATGAGGATCGCGCTTATGATAGCCGGATTCCACTGCAACGTTACTGGCAGCGCAAAAGATATTCGATCATCGAAGAATTTGCTGAAGGAAAAGGACTGACACTCGACGTTGGATGCGGATCAAGCAGAATCTTATCCTCAAAAGCACATCCAGTAGGTGTAGACATTGAATTAAGTAAACTTCTATATGCCCGCCGGTTCGGGCAACCTCTTGTGAACGCCTCGATCTTGAGCTTACCTTTCCGGAATCAAGCGTTCGATTGTGTAATATGTTCCGGGCTGATCGACCAGTTCGCATGCGGGTCAAAACCTCTCGTTGAAATACGACGAGTCCTAAAACCAAACGGTACTCTCATTATCAGCACTCCAGACTATGGCCATATCACATGGCGTGTTATTAAAACAGCATACGAACGAATCGTACAGGGAGCCTCTAGATCCCACACAACGCGGTATTCCTTTAAAAGTATTAAGGAATTGCTGGATAATGTGGGATTCCGTATAAACAAATTTTCTTACATTCTGAATTCTGAATTGATTGTTCAATCCACGTATGCGGAAACGAGTCTCAACAATGAAACTCAAATATGA
- a CDS encoding cupin domain-containing protein, producing MNRSIKVICLSLFMAIGLLSANAADPVLVQMDQAKWGPAPPALPAGAQSAVLSGDPMTDSPFTVLVKFPANYSVAAHSHPKNENVTIISGTLYMGMGDKLDHSAGTGLSTGGYALMPANMNHYVYTKVETVFTIHGQGPVEFKYVNPADDPRSKK from the coding sequence ATGAACCGTTCCATCAAAGTTATTTGTCTTTCACTTTTCATGGCGATAGGTCTACTCAGTGCCAATGCTGCTGACCCCGTTCTTGTTCAAATGGATCAAGCCAAATGGGGTCCCGCTCCACCGGCGCTTCCTGCTGGAGCGCAGAGCGCCGTCCTTTCCGGAGATCCGATGACCGATTCTCCTTTCACGGTTCTTGTGAAGTTTCCCGCAAATTACAGCGTTGCCGCGCATTCTCATCCAAAGAATGAGAATGTCACGATTATTTCCGGCACTCTGTATATGGGTATGGGGGACAAACTGGATCATTCAGCCGGAACGGGCCTGTCTACTGGAGGCTATGCTCTCATGCCGGCGAATATGAATCATTACGTTTATACCAAAGTGGAAACAGTCTTTACCATTCATGGTCAGGGGCCGGTCGAATTCAAGTATGTAAATCCAGCGGACGACCCGCGGAGTAAGAAGTAA
- a CDS encoding tetratricopeptide repeat protein: MGKRGQSNENERSAESVPTVSGIHTVREGLEIGADFGPRYTILEKLGEGGMGAVYLAKDKELNREVALKLIRPAISGETLAMERFKREIVLAGKITHKNILRIHDLGEVDGLRYVSMNYVRGRDLRKILKEESPLPVDRVVEILKQLCLGLKAAHEEAVVHRDLKPPNILMDDQDHVYITDFGLARSMEISEETSLTGTGQVPGTPLYMSPEQIKGEEIGKQSDLYTLGIVLYEMLTGKFPFDRSGSFQTLVQRLRNRPKNPKHANAAVPDYLASIAMKCMEPDPANRYKDASEILESLETQKVHSVFLRSNRARIRKIGTFSLAAVLIAALTAGILYKSSLKHSALQVQSLAILPIENATSEPGLQWMSRAFHDLLSMQLREHKSIRLVSGVHLTRILNSEPHSLQADSLKNIAASCNANFILKGKLLKGSSGVRLAADLYGFDDDFEKAVQFNSEGKFETVFHQIVSNLQEHLGIDDLDPNMWVIPSLEGAQTYYESLDFFDKGNLERGTQLLTNLKSSGPFQALAQLKLAIILYKTDQIADAKKHLELANQLSQTVAPYDRFKIQIRQAEVSEKLDSVPAIYKELLAAYPNDSDLYAEIADHYSSREEWEQALENYNRARVLDPKDIRILIAIGRTQMKKGNPQTALTFLVEASSLQKLLNDKERADLLNILGVAYRQIEYHESALEHFQKSMAIKKKIGDQKGVATTLGNIGNVLRDMGRYKDARASYEEALTLSEQLGDQGVAARMLNNIGYLCEKVGFLDDALASYKRALDFARATKLPVEIANRLNNIGWIYYLQGRYGDADTYFDLGLKEIGESDPTTRASLQLSRGNLLMDRGEYSKAIDAYQDSIQLLKKTENQALQAFALTDQARCYSFLGNFTEGKRYLDQAQSIADEKNDKELSAYLLLGRAEWHRLQDDSASAEPLIRQARLLAEQSKNEIALRLIKLELGTISVAKGKTSEAIVLLDEVARQADLSGMRPLIPRTRLELARAYMLQSKNAEALTQLKSALELSKELGLQEVQFRAHSLAAVVNQKNGSPKVALSHIQQALKILAILQKQSGSYANLFLAQKQIQLFLRQASASYNEADKQNDFSQYAKWITEK, encoded by the coding sequence GTGGGAAAGCGGGGGCAATCGAACGAGAACGAGAGGTCCGCCGAATCCGTACCTACCGTTTCCGGAATCCATACTGTTCGTGAAGGCCTCGAAATCGGAGCCGATTTCGGTCCTCGTTACACAATCCTTGAAAAACTTGGCGAAGGAGGAATGGGTGCAGTTTACCTCGCCAAAGATAAAGAATTGAATCGTGAAGTAGCGCTCAAACTGATCCGCCCCGCCATTTCCGGTGAAACTCTTGCCATGGAGAGATTCAAACGGGAAATCGTTTTAGCAGGCAAAATAACACACAAAAATATTTTGCGGATTCACGATCTGGGAGAGGTGGATGGCCTGCGATATGTTTCGATGAATTACGTCCGCGGACGTGATCTCAGGAAAATCCTGAAAGAGGAAAGCCCGCTTCCTGTGGATCGTGTGGTTGAAATTCTAAAGCAGCTTTGTCTCGGTTTGAAAGCTGCTCACGAGGAAGCTGTCGTTCATCGAGACCTGAAACCACCCAACATACTCATGGATGACCAGGATCATGTTTACATCACGGATTTTGGTCTTGCCAGATCAATGGAAATCAGTGAAGAAACATCACTCACCGGGACCGGCCAAGTACCGGGAACTCCACTATATATGTCGCCGGAACAAATCAAAGGAGAAGAAATCGGAAAACAATCCGATCTCTACACGCTAGGAATTGTTCTATATGAAATGTTGACCGGGAAGTTTCCATTTGACAGAAGCGGAAGTTTTCAAACACTCGTTCAGCGGTTGCGAAACAGGCCAAAAAATCCAAAACACGCAAACGCTGCGGTTCCGGACTACCTTGCAAGCATCGCAATGAAATGCATGGAACCGGATCCAGCCAATCGATATAAGGATGCTTCGGAAATCCTTGAGTCCCTGGAAACACAAAAGGTTCATTCTGTCTTCCTGAGATCCAACCGGGCACGCATTCGCAAAATCGGAACCTTCTCTCTTGCAGCCGTTCTGATCGCAGCCCTCACTGCAGGAATTCTATACAAATCCTCTCTCAAACACTCTGCCCTACAAGTGCAATCTCTGGCCATTCTTCCGATTGAAAATGCTACAAGCGAACCAGGACTTCAGTGGATGAGTCGGGCGTTTCACGATTTGTTATCCATGCAGCTTAGGGAACACAAAAGCATCAGACTGGTTTCTGGAGTCCATTTGACTCGAATTCTTAACAGCGAGCCTCATTCTCTTCAGGCAGATTCTCTGAAAAACATTGCAGCTTCCTGCAACGCGAATTTCATTCTGAAAGGGAAACTTCTTAAGGGGAGCTCGGGGGTCCGCCTTGCTGCGGATCTTTATGGCTTTGATGACGATTTTGAAAAAGCCGTGCAATTCAATTCAGAAGGAAAGTTTGAGACTGTGTTCCATCAGATTGTTTCGAACCTTCAAGAGCATCTAGGCATTGATGATTTGGACCCTAACATGTGGGTAATTCCTTCACTGGAAGGCGCGCAGACTTATTACGAGAGTCTTGATTTTTTCGATAAAGGCAATTTGGAAAGAGGAACGCAACTTCTCACAAATTTGAAGAGCAGCGGGCCTTTTCAGGCGCTGGCTCAACTGAAGCTGGCAATAATCCTATATAAAACAGATCAGATTGCGGACGCAAAGAAGCATCTGGAATTAGCAAATCAGCTTTCCCAAACCGTCGCCCCGTATGACCGGTTTAAAATACAGATTCGCCAGGCCGAAGTTTCAGAAAAACTGGATTCGGTGCCTGCCATTTACAAAGAACTGTTGGCGGCCTATCCAAACGATTCCGATTTGTACGCCGAAATTGCAGATCATTATTCGAGCCGGGAGGAGTGGGAACAGGCGTTGGAAAATTACAATCGCGCGCGAGTCCTGGATCCAAAAGATATCCGGATTCTTATAGCTATCGGCCGCACACAGATGAAAAAAGGAAATCCTCAAACTGCGCTGACCTTTCTGGTAGAAGCCAGTTCCTTGCAGAAATTATTGAATGATAAAGAGCGCGCAGACCTGCTGAATATTCTTGGAGTTGCTTACCGGCAGATTGAATATCATGAGTCAGCTCTGGAACACTTTCAGAAATCTATGGCCATCAAGAAAAAGATAGGAGATCAAAAGGGGGTCGCGACCACGCTGGGCAACATAGGGAATGTTTTGCGGGATATGGGGCGATATAAAGATGCCCGAGCAAGTTATGAGGAAGCATTGACCCTCTCCGAACAACTTGGAGATCAGGGAGTGGCCGCCCGAATGCTGAACAACATTGGTTACCTTTGTGAAAAAGTCGGATTTTTGGATGATGCGCTGGCTTCGTACAAACGCGCCTTAGATTTTGCACGTGCTACAAAACTTCCGGTGGAAATCGCAAACCGCTTGAACAATATCGGTTGGATCTATTATTTGCAGGGCCGATATGGTGACGCGGATACATATTTCGATTTAGGACTCAAAGAAATTGGCGAAAGCGATCCTACAACCAGAGCTTCTTTGCAGTTGTCTCGAGGCAATCTTCTTATGGACAGGGGAGAGTATTCAAAGGCCATCGATGCCTATCAGGATTCGATTCAGCTTCTGAAGAAAACTGAGAATCAGGCTTTGCAGGCTTTTGCCTTGACTGATCAGGCGCGCTGTTACAGTTTCCTCGGCAACTTTACAGAAGGGAAAAGATACCTGGATCAGGCACAGTCAATTGCGGACGAGAAAAATGACAAAGAGCTTTCCGCATATTTGCTTTTGGGGCGCGCCGAATGGCATCGGCTTCAGGATGATTCGGCATCTGCAGAACCGTTGATCAGGCAGGCGAGACTTCTAGCCGAACAAAGCAAAAATGAGATCGCTTTACGCTTGATAAAACTGGAACTTGGTACAATCAGTGTTGCAAAAGGAAAGACATCGGAAGCAATTGTTTTGTTGGACGAGGTTGCACGGCAAGCAGACCTGAGCGGAATGCGACCTCTGATTCCACGCACTAGACTGGAACTCGCGCGCGCATACATGCTTCAAAGCAAAAATGCCGAAGCGCTGACACAACTAAAAAGCGCGCTCGAGTTATCAAAAGAACTCGGACTGCAGGAGGTACAATTCCGCGCTCATTCCCTGGCCGCAGTTGTGAATCAAAAAAATGGCAGTCCCAAAGTGGCGCTTTCTCATATCCAGCAGGCGCTAAAAATCCTGGCTATACTCCAAAAACAGTCGGGATCTTACGCAAATCTTTTTCTGGCACAAAAACAAATACAACTTTTTCTGCGGCAAGCTTCCGCCAGTTATAACGAAGCGGACAAACAAAACGATTTTAGCCAGTATGCAAAATGGATCACCGAAAAGTAG
- a CDS encoding glycosyltransferase family 4 protein, protein MKRPLHIGLLTPEYVTEERKDGGLANYLQKIASEFVHRNHRVTVFLLSGRNLEWKDGKIDIIEVPRAGPPKFPAFLRPKLERFLPLITALRSAKRIEKAVWRYHRIAPFDVLQTSSYASPGFALRKNGKIPVVCRISSYMPLCRSANGRQRGFAEYLTDWLEIRQVLDAEAAFAPSQFTAEIFERLENLRPAIIRSPIDSRNIELDDSVYQRDFSSFPYFAFVGTLSRLKGVDLLAEAIPQFLQHRPDVHFVFVGRDDGVPGFQKAFDCVLSQASDFQENIHHISALSKNKLYPVVRHSLALVAPSRVDNYPNACLEAHAMLVPVIGTTNSSLEEMILENETGFLIKNGDTSELTTVLLKVAGMSESERNRMKGKIEKYVQSIEAENRIDQLLNLYLEAMAKVSSSKL, encoded by the coding sequence ATGAAGCGACCCTTGCATATTGGTTTGCTGACTCCGGAATATGTTACGGAGGAACGAAAAGATGGCGGGCTTGCTAACTATTTGCAAAAGATCGCCTCGGAGTTTGTTCACCGAAATCATCGGGTGACCGTGTTTCTCCTGTCCGGCCGGAATCTTGAGTGGAAAGATGGAAAAATCGACATCATCGAAGTTCCACGTGCAGGGCCGCCCAAGTTTCCCGCATTTTTGCGACCCAAATTGGAACGATTTCTGCCTCTGATCACGGCACTGCGGTCAGCAAAACGAATCGAAAAGGCTGTGTGGCGATATCACCGGATTGCTCCTTTCGACGTCCTTCAAACAAGCAGTTATGCGTCTCCCGGTTTTGCATTACGAAAGAACGGAAAAATTCCTGTGGTTTGCCGGATTTCGAGTTACATGCCGCTGTGCCGATCCGCTAATGGAAGACAACGCGGGTTTGCTGAATATCTTACTGATTGGCTGGAAATCCGCCAGGTTTTGGATGCGGAAGCTGCTTTCGCTCCCAGCCAGTTCACCGCCGAAATTTTTGAACGTTTGGAAAACCTCAGGCCGGCGATCATTAGAAGTCCGATCGATTCCAGAAATATAGAACTGGACGACTCTGTGTATCAAAGAGATTTTTCCAGCTTTCCGTATTTCGCTTTCGTTGGTACGTTAAGCAGATTAAAAGGAGTCGATCTTCTAGCCGAAGCAATTCCGCAATTCCTTCAACACAGACCGGACGTTCATTTCGTGTTTGTCGGACGTGATGATGGAGTGCCCGGTTTTCAAAAGGCTTTCGATTGTGTACTGAGTCAAGCCAGTGATTTTCAGGAGAACATTCATCACATCTCGGCTTTGTCGAAAAACAAATTGTATCCAGTGGTTCGTCATTCGCTGGCCCTGGTAGCGCCCTCCCGTGTCGACAATTATCCGAACGCTTGCCTGGAGGCGCACGCGATGCTAGTCCCGGTTATCGGCACAACAAATTCGAGTTTAGAAGAAATGATCCTGGAAAACGAAACCGGATTCTTGATTAAGAATGGCGATACATCGGAATTGACCACAGTACTGCTGAAAGTTGCGGGCATGTCCGAATCAGAGCGGAACCGGATGAAAGGAAAGATTGAGAAGTACGTTCAGTCGATCGAAGCCGAGAATCGAATCGACCAGCTTCTCAATCTTTATTTGGAAGCGATGGCGAAGGTCTCCTCTTCAAAGCTCTAA
- a CDS encoding glycosyltransferase, protein MAQLDIVVCAYNEARHVPGLLDSLCLQTGDRSSFRLLFIDNCSSDNTREIVEPYKDRFDLKYIYEPRLGLNVARNTGFRASDTDYVAFTDADGKLDPRWVETALEVIDQESPDLFGGPYFPYYIGPKPSWFKDEYNSNNLGNETRLLKQEEYLSGINMVWKRQLLEVLGGFDNTIGLSGRGFSRGAETNIMHHAKSTFPNLKVLYCPEMVALHLTRPENFSMLYWIKRNFVHGLHHYRVWSGSEPQNFVPAFTRYTYFFRQLLKSINATGVRDKSLYPAWQNYVFEKVLPWVYANGKGFQDVVRALKRRPSPSLPNKD, encoded by the coding sequence ATGGCGCAACTTGATATTGTGGTATGCGCTTACAATGAAGCGCGGCATGTTCCAGGTCTTCTCGATAGCCTATGCCTGCAAACCGGGGATCGTAGTTCCTTTCGTCTTCTATTTATCGATAATTGTTCTTCCGATAACACACGCGAAATAGTTGAACCTTACAAGGATCGTTTCGACCTGAAGTATATTTACGAACCACGGCTGGGCCTCAACGTCGCGCGCAACACCGGTTTTCGAGCTTCAGATACAGATTACGTCGCATTTACAGATGCTGACGGAAAGCTGGACCCGCGTTGGGTGGAAACTGCACTGGAAGTGATCGATCAGGAATCGCCTGATCTATTTGGCGGACCCTACTTCCCCTATTATATTGGACCCAAACCTTCCTGGTTTAAAGATGAGTACAACTCGAACAATCTTGGCAACGAAACGCGTTTACTGAAACAGGAGGAATATCTGAGTGGAATCAATATGGTTTGGAAGCGCCAGTTGCTGGAAGTTCTGGGAGGCTTTGACAATACCATCGGTCTTTCCGGTAGAGGGTTTTCGCGTGGAGCAGAAACGAATATCATGCATCATGCCAAATCGACTTTTCCGAATCTAAAAGTGCTTTACTGTCCGGAGATGGTTGCTCTTCACCTTACGCGTCCCGAAAACTTTTCCATGCTCTACTGGATAAAACGAAATTTTGTGCACGGGCTTCATCATTACAGAGTATGGTCCGGTTCAGAACCGCAAAACTTCGTTCCAGCTTTCACGCGTTACACATACTTTTTCCGGCAGCTATTGAAAAGCATTAACGCAACCGGAGTTCGGGACAAGTCTTTGTATCCCGCCTGGCAAAACTACGTCTTCGAAAAAGTATTGCCATGGGTTTATGCAAACGGGAAAGGATTTCAGGATGTTGTTAGAGCTTTGAAGAGGAGACCTTCGCCATCGCTTCCAAATAAAGATTGA